A section of the Streptomyces sp. Je 1-369 genome encodes:
- a CDS encoding SDR family NAD(P)-dependent oxidoreductase has translation MNHGLEGKVVLVTGAGRGQGAAEARLFAAAGARVVVTDVREEEGREVAEALGGQRGRGLFVRHDVSDAGSWASAVAAALGAFGRLDVLVNNAALWRTASVEDETYENFEELVRVNLLGPFLGIQAVLPALKEAGGGSVVNVSSTAGLVGIPGHAAYGSTKFGLRGLTRSAALDLAKYRVRVNSVHPGAVDTPMISAASAGRDWSHLPLGRMGRPEEVGELVLFLASDASSYVTGAEFTVDGGSTAG, from the coding sequence ATGAACCACGGCCTGGAAGGCAAGGTCGTCCTCGTCACCGGGGCGGGCCGCGGACAGGGCGCCGCGGAGGCACGGCTCTTCGCGGCGGCCGGGGCGCGGGTCGTGGTGACGGACGTACGGGAGGAGGAGGGGCGCGAGGTCGCCGAAGCCCTGGGCGGGCAGCGCGGGCGGGGGTTGTTCGTACGGCACGACGTCTCCGACGCGGGGAGCTGGGCGTCGGCCGTGGCGGCGGCGCTCGGTGCGTTCGGGCGGCTCGACGTCCTCGTGAACAATGCCGCGCTGTGGCGGACGGCGTCCGTGGAGGACGAGACGTACGAGAACTTCGAGGAGCTGGTACGGGTCAATCTCCTGGGGCCGTTCCTGGGCATCCAGGCGGTGCTGCCCGCGCTGAAGGAGGCGGGCGGCGGGTCGGTCGTGAACGTGTCGTCGACGGCGGGGCTCGTCGGCATCCCGGGGCACGCGGCGTACGGGTCGACGAAGTTCGGCCTGCGGGGGCTGACCCGCTCCGCGGCGCTCGACCTGGCGAAGTACCGGGTGCGGGTCAACTCCGTACATCCGGGGGCGGTCGACACCCCGATGATCTCCGCCGCCTCCGCCGGGCGGGACTGGTCGCATCTGCCGCTGGGCCGGATGGGCCGCCCGGAGGAGGTCGGTGAGCTGGTGCTGTTCCTGGCGTCGGACGCGTCGTCGTACGTCACGGGGGCGGAGTTCACCGTGGACGGCGGGTCGACGGCGGGGTGA
- a CDS encoding DEAD/DEAH box helicase, whose translation MNRSERPARPARKRPATSGGNAGGSAAGRGRPSGQAKGSAHGAKKSGNRRPKPVQGGEFALPESITPALPAVEAFGDLDMPEALLKTLAAQGVTDPFPIQAATLPNSLAGRDILGRGRTGSGKTLAFGLALLARTAGHRAEPKSPLAMVLVPTRELAQQVTDALTPYATSVNLRLATVVGGLSITRQAGTLRRGAEIIVATPGRLKDLIERGDCDLSRVRVTVLDEADQMADMGFMPQVTALLKQVEQGGQTMLFSATLDKNIDRLVRMFLTDPVVHSVDPSAGAVTTMEHHVLYVADETDKKAVAMRIAAREGRVIMFLDTKRAVDRFTKRLLANGVRASGLHGGRSQPQRNRTLDQFKTGQVTALIATNVAARGIHVDDLDLVVNVDPPTDHKDYLHRGGRTARAGESGSVVTLVLPDEKREMTRLMTDAEIRPNTARVSSSDEELVRITGAREPSGVPVVIEVPQPQQQPAARGGAQRRRRPRGAGGAAAGQGQGQSQGQRRVPRQGQGQSAQGQGGQARSGSAGTGGSGGGGRARRGRAGGGAQGGRRSAA comes from the coding sequence ATGAACCGCTCCGAACGCCCGGCACGCCCCGCCCGCAAGCGCCCCGCCACCTCCGGCGGAAACGCAGGCGGCAGCGCGGCCGGCAGGGGACGGCCGTCCGGCCAGGCCAAGGGCTCCGCGCACGGCGCGAAGAAGTCCGGCAACCGCAGGCCGAAGCCGGTGCAGGGCGGCGAATTCGCCCTGCCCGAGAGCATCACGCCCGCCCTGCCCGCCGTCGAGGCCTTCGGCGATCTGGACATGCCCGAGGCCCTCCTGAAGACGCTGGCGGCCCAGGGAGTCACCGACCCCTTCCCGATCCAGGCCGCCACGCTCCCCAACTCCCTCGCGGGCCGCGACATCCTCGGGCGCGGACGGACCGGTTCCGGCAAGACCCTCGCCTTCGGCCTGGCCCTCCTGGCCCGCACCGCGGGCCACCGCGCCGAGCCGAAGTCGCCGCTCGCCATGGTCCTGGTCCCCACGCGCGAGCTGGCCCAGCAGGTGACGGACGCGCTCACCCCGTACGCGACGTCGGTCAACCTCCGCCTCGCCACCGTCGTCGGCGGTCTCTCCATCACCCGGCAGGCGGGCACGCTCCGCCGCGGCGCGGAGATCATCGTCGCCACCCCCGGCCGCCTGAAGGACCTCATCGAGCGCGGCGACTGCGACCTGTCGCGGGTCCGCGTCACCGTCCTCGACGAGGCCGACCAAATGGCCGACATGGGCTTCATGCCGCAGGTCACGGCGCTGCTCAAGCAGGTCGAGCAGGGCGGCCAGACGATGCTCTTCTCGGCGACGCTCGACAAGAACATCGACCGGCTCGTGCGGATGTTCCTGACCGATCCCGTCGTGCACTCCGTGGACCCGTCCGCGGGCGCGGTGACGACGATGGAGCACCACGTGCTCTACGTCGCCGACGAGACGGACAAGAAGGCCGTCGCCATGCGCATCGCCGCCCGCGAAGGCCGCGTGATCATGTTCCTGGACACCAAGCGCGCCGTGGACCGCTTCACCAAGCGACTCCTCGCCAACGGCGTCCGCGCCTCCGGACTGCACGGCGGACGCTCGCAGCCGCAGCGCAACCGTACGCTCGACCAGTTCAAGACCGGCCAGGTCACCGCGTTGATCGCGACGAACGTCGCGGCGCGCGGCATCCACGTCGACGACCTCGACCTCGTCGTGAACGTCGACCCGCCCACCGACCACAAGGACTACCTCCACCGCGGCGGCCGCACCGCGCGGGCGGGCGAGTCCGGCAGCGTCGTCACCCTCGTCCTCCCCGACGAGAAGCGCGAGATGACGCGGCTCATGACCGACGCCGAGATCCGGCCGAACACGGCCCGCGTCTCCTCCTCCGACGAGGAGCTGGTGCGGATCACCGGGGCGCGCGAGCCCTCCGGCGTGCCGGTCGTCATCGAGGTGCCGCAGCCGCAGCAGCAGCCCGCCGCTCGGGGTGGCGCGCAGCGGCGCCGGCGTCCCCGCGGCGCCGGTGGCGCAGCCGCAGGTCAGGGCCAGGGCCAGAGTCAGGGGCAGCGCAGGGTTCCCCGCCAGGGCCAGGGGCAGAGCGCCCAGGGTCAGGGTGGCCAGGCCAGGAGCGGTTCCGCCGGGACCGGCGGCAGCGGTGGCGGCGGTCGTGCCCGCCGCGGCCGCGCCGGTGGCGGGGCGCAGGGAGGCCGCCGCTCCGCGGCGTGA
- a CDS encoding carbohydrate ABC transporter permease, whose protein sequence is MTTRRTTLASRIGLPAAVVGLLLFTLFPVYWMVSTALDPKASLRGSDVLPSGISFEHFEFVFDKGNFGTYLLNSAIVGLATIVAAALLSLFAAIAVARFKFRFRTSVLIMILIVQMVPLEALVIPLFIQMRDYDMLNSLLGLSIVYIALSLPFAIWTLRGFVATVPKEVEEAAYIDGASWPRMFWSVLLPLVAPGLVATSIFAFITAWNEFVFAYTFMKGSDKYTAAVGIYQFFGENSTAWGPVMASSTLVTVPVMIFFVIVHRKLGSGLAAGAVKG, encoded by the coding sequence GTGACGACCCGCCGCACCACGCTCGCCTCACGCATCGGCCTGCCCGCCGCGGTCGTCGGGCTCCTCCTCTTCACGCTCTTCCCCGTCTACTGGATGGTCTCCACCGCGCTGGACCCCAAGGCGTCGCTGCGCGGCTCGGACGTCCTGCCCAGCGGCATCAGCTTCGAGCACTTCGAGTTCGTCTTCGACAAGGGCAACTTCGGCACGTACCTGCTGAACTCGGCGATCGTCGGGCTCGCCACGATCGTCGCGGCCGCGCTGCTCTCGCTCTTCGCCGCCATCGCGGTGGCGCGGTTCAAGTTCCGCTTCCGCACCTCCGTGCTGATCATGATCCTGATCGTGCAGATGGTGCCGCTCGAAGCCCTCGTCATCCCGCTCTTCATCCAGATGCGGGACTACGACATGCTCAACTCCCTGCTGGGCCTCAGCATCGTCTACATCGCCCTCTCGCTCCCCTTCGCGATCTGGACGCTGCGCGGCTTCGTCGCCACCGTCCCCAAGGAGGTCGAGGAGGCCGCGTACATCGACGGGGCGTCCTGGCCGCGGATGTTCTGGTCCGTGCTGCTTCCGCTGGTCGCGCCGGGGCTCGTCGCCACGTCGATCTTCGCGTTCATCACGGCGTGGAACGAGTTCGTGTTCGCGTACACGTTCATGAAGGGCAGCGACAAGTACACGGCCGCCGTGGGCATCTACCAGTTCTTCGGCGAGAACTCCACGGCCTGGGGCCCGGTCATGGCCAGCTCCACGCTGGTGACCGTGCCGGTGATGATCTTCTTCGTGATCGTCCACCGGAAGCTCGGCTCGGGCCTGGCGGCGGGGGCCGTCAAGGGGTGA
- a CDS encoding sugar ABC transporter substrate-binding protein, whose product MNRRVIAAGCIAMSLGLTATACGGDDGDSGDKATDGKGKTLTVWIMEGTNPDARPFFEEAEKAFTKKTGAKIKVEYQQWASAQKKFTTAIEGGEDQVPDVAEVGTTWVPQFAETDALVDVTDEVKKSGLNDDLVEGLADAGTLDGKQYGMPWYAGVRSIVYRKDIFEKHDLKPPTTWKELQETARTLKEKEPKLVSFPVAGGAEMFAAPFIWGAGGELATESGGKWKSGINSPDAIKGIEFYTGLATKDKVSPAKVNTWTEKEVGDAWNKGEIAMAIGGNWTPKAIIDANPDLKGKLGAVPIPGRNGGMSKSFLGGSYLSTFNTDKKDLAWEFVKLVTTGEFAAKWAEETNYFPGQNSELKKIEAKKDPLVEPFAKQMLEAGATVPKTKSYGEIQASKVIPGMVQSILTGKSSVQEAADKAAKDMDAIFAKDE is encoded by the coding sequence ATGAATCGACGCGTCATCGCCGCTGGTTGTATCGCCATGAGTCTCGGACTGACCGCCACGGCGTGCGGTGGGGATGACGGCGACTCGGGCGACAAGGCCACCGACGGCAAGGGCAAGACCCTCACCGTGTGGATCATGGAGGGGACCAACCCCGACGCACGCCCGTTCTTCGAGGAGGCCGAGAAGGCCTTCACCAAGAAGACCGGTGCCAAGATCAAGGTCGAGTACCAGCAGTGGGCCAGCGCCCAGAAGAAGTTCACGACCGCCATCGAGGGCGGCGAGGACCAGGTACCCGACGTCGCGGAGGTCGGCACCACCTGGGTGCCCCAGTTCGCCGAGACCGACGCCCTCGTCGACGTCACGGACGAAGTGAAGAAGTCGGGCCTGAACGACGACCTCGTCGAGGGCCTCGCGGACGCGGGCACGCTCGACGGCAAGCAGTACGGCATGCCCTGGTACGCGGGCGTCCGCTCGATCGTCTACCGCAAGGACATCTTCGAGAAGCACGACCTGAAGCCCCCGACCACGTGGAAGGAGCTCCAGGAGACCGCCAGGACGCTCAAGGAGAAGGAGCCCAAGCTCGTCTCCTTCCCCGTCGCGGGCGGCGCGGAGATGTTCGCGGCCCCCTTCATCTGGGGCGCGGGCGGCGAACTCGCCACCGAGTCCGGCGGCAAGTGGAAGTCCGGCATCAACTCGCCCGACGCCATCAAGGGCATCGAGTTCTACACCGGCCTCGCCACCAAGGACAAGGTCTCCCCGGCCAAGGTCAACACCTGGACCGAGAAGGAGGTCGGCGACGCCTGGAACAAGGGCGAGATCGCCATGGCCATCGGCGGCAACTGGACCCCGAAGGCCATCATCGACGCCAACCCGGACCTCAAGGGCAAGCTCGGCGCGGTGCCGATCCCGGGCCGGAACGGCGGCATGAGCAAGTCCTTCCTCGGCGGCTCCTACCTGTCCACGTTCAACACGGACAAGAAGGACCTCGCCTGGGAGTTCGTGAAGCTCGTGACCACCGGCGAGTTCGCCGCCAAGTGGGCCGAGGAGACCAACTACTTCCCCGGCCAGAACTCCGAACTGAAGAAGATCGAGGCGAAGAAGGACCCGCTCGTCGAGCCCTTCGCCAAGCAGATGCTGGAAGCCGGCGCGACCGTCCCCAAGACCAAGTCGTACGGCGAGATCCAGGCCTCCAAGGTCATCCCCGGCATGGTCCAGTCGATCCTCACCGGCAAGTCGTCCGTGCAGGAAGCGGCGGACAAGGCGGCCAAGGACATGGACGCGATCTTCGCCAAGGACGAGTAG
- a CDS encoding tyrosine-protein phosphatase has product MRISRARARTRTRTRARTATGLAVCALALGTLPAWAAPSEAAAPTAPSHTVAAPETAARHVPLQGAVNVRDVGGYRTYDGERVREGRVFRADGLSKLTDADLGTVAGLGLKKVIDFRVPAEVRYDGVDRLPAGLSPTSRPITDNGLFTQLLTAIGSRDPVKQEEMLGNGKAAAFMRDVYRTFVTDAANRAQFAATLRDIAASRSPLLYHCTSGKDRTGWTTYLLLRLVGVPERTAAGDYLASNTYRAAYDAKVREALKQGGLMQNPDLIIPLQEVRPDYLDTALTEATQRYGGFQDYLTKGLGLDARTILKLRDRMVG; this is encoded by the coding sequence ATGCGTATCTCCCGAGCCCGAGCCCGTACCCGTACCCGTACCCGCGCCCGTACCGCGACCGGGCTGGCGGTCTGCGCGCTCGCCCTGGGCACACTGCCCGCCTGGGCGGCCCCCTCGGAAGCCGCGGCGCCCACGGCGCCCAGCCACACGGTCGCCGCCCCCGAGACGGCCGCCCGCCACGTCCCGCTCCAGGGCGCGGTCAACGTACGAGACGTCGGTGGCTACCGGACCTACGACGGGGAGCGCGTCCGCGAAGGGCGGGTCTTCCGTGCCGACGGGCTCAGCAAGCTCACCGACGCCGATCTCGGCACGGTCGCCGGGCTCGGGCTGAAGAAGGTCATCGACTTCCGGGTGCCCGCCGAGGTCCGGTACGACGGGGTGGACCGGCTGCCCGCCGGGCTCTCCCCCACCTCGCGTCCGATCACCGACAACGGCCTGTTCACCCAGCTCCTCACCGCCATCGGCTCCAGGGACCCGGTCAAGCAGGAGGAAATGCTCGGCAACGGGAAGGCGGCCGCGTTCATGCGCGACGTCTACCGCACCTTCGTCACCGACGCCGCCAACCGGGCGCAGTTCGCGGCCACCCTGCGCGACATCGCCGCCAGCCGCTCGCCGCTGCTCTACCACTGCACCTCCGGCAAGGACCGCACCGGCTGGACGACGTATCTGCTGCTGCGCCTCGTCGGCGTCCCCGAGCGGACCGCGGCCGGCGACTACCTGGCCTCCAACACCTACCGGGCCGCGTACGACGCGAAGGTCCGCGAGGCGCTGAAGCAGGGCGGGCTGATGCAGAACCCGGACCTGATCATCCCGCTCCAGGAGGTCCGCCCCGACTACCTCGACACCGCCCTCACGGAGGCCACGCAGCGGTACGGCGGCTTCCAGGATTACCTGACGAAAGGGCTCGGCCTGGACGCCCGCACGATCCTGAAGCTGCGCGACCGCATGGTGGGCTAG
- a CDS encoding pentapeptide repeat-containing protein → MTPEREPVALPLLDDDRAALRADCGSCSGLCCVALTFSKSSDFPVHKDAGKPCGNLAADFRCGIHRDLRDKGYRGCTVYDCFGAGQRVSQGTFEGRDWRRDPATARQMFEVFPLMRQIHELLWYLTEALTYPQTRTIAADLERVLAETERLAQGTPDAVAGTDVAAHRQVVNTLLLRTSELVRAEHRGQGGRGGKGGKGAKKKDRRGADLIGARLKGADLKGVDLRGAYLIGADLRDADLRTADLIGADFRDADLRGADLTGALFLTQSQVNAAKGDDRTKLPGALRRPGHWAQD, encoded by the coding sequence ATGACACCGGAGCGCGAACCCGTCGCCCTGCCCCTGCTCGACGACGACCGCGCCGCGCTGCGCGCCGACTGCGGCAGCTGTTCCGGGCTGTGCTGCGTGGCCCTCACCTTCTCCAAGTCCTCGGACTTCCCCGTGCACAAGGACGCGGGGAAGCCCTGCGGCAACCTGGCGGCGGACTTCCGGTGCGGCATCCACCGCGACCTGCGGGACAAGGGGTACCGGGGCTGCACCGTGTACGACTGCTTCGGCGCGGGGCAGCGCGTCTCCCAGGGCACCTTCGAAGGGCGCGACTGGCGTCGGGATCCGGCCACCGCACGGCAGATGTTCGAGGTCTTCCCGCTCATGCGGCAGATCCACGAACTGCTCTGGTACCTGACCGAGGCGCTCACGTACCCGCAGACCCGGACGATCGCCGCCGACCTGGAGCGCGTCCTCGCCGAGACGGAGCGCCTCGCGCAGGGCACCCCTGACGCCGTCGCCGGGACGGACGTCGCGGCCCACCGCCAGGTCGTCAACACGCTCCTGCTGCGCACCAGCGAACTCGTCCGCGCCGAGCACCGCGGCCAGGGCGGTCGCGGAGGCAAGGGCGGCAAGGGTGCCAAGAAGAAGGACCGCAGGGGCGCCGATCTCATCGGTGCGCGGCTCAAGGGCGCCGATCTCAAGGGCGTCGACCTGCGCGGCGCCTACCTCATCGGCGCCGACCTGCGCGACGCCGACCTGCGGACGGCCGACCTCATCGGCGCGGACTTCCGCGACGCGGACCTGCGCGGCGCCGACCTGACCGGCGCGCTCTTCCTCACCCAGTCGCAGGTCAACGCGGCCAAGGGCGACGACCGCACGAAGCTTCCCGGCGCGCTCCGCCGCCCCGGGCACTGGGCGCAGGACTAA
- a CDS encoding sugar ABC transporter permease translates to MPAPRGPRPPDSGAEAARRRKKLITLTRPWLLLAPSLVVLAGLLLWPLIQVGKLSMEDYEVKFGGGVSTFTGFDHYSDLLSSSLLWKTVLPNTVFFAFACVGITVALGTLVALLLNRLGTTWRMICSIAILAAWAMPAVTGTYVWIWLFQPQDGMVSQIAGSVGLIDPETTNWFTERGPFYAIATLNVVHHGFPFVAITVLAGLMTIPKELYEAGELDGANAWQRFWNITVPTIKPVFLVVTILSTIWDFKVFTQVYLQPGGDGSNEEVYNLGVFSYIQAFAKNDYGTGAAAAVLLTVLLLAITVVYIRTLFRQGDEDL, encoded by the coding sequence ATCCCGGCCCCCCGCGGCCCCCGGCCCCCCGACAGCGGCGCCGAAGCGGCCCGCCGTCGCAAGAAACTCATCACACTCACCCGCCCCTGGCTCCTCCTCGCGCCCTCCCTCGTCGTCCTCGCCGGCCTGCTCCTGTGGCCGCTGATCCAGGTCGGCAAGCTCTCCATGGAGGACTACGAGGTCAAGTTCGGCGGCGGCGTCAGCACGTTCACCGGCTTCGACCACTACAGCGACCTGCTCTCCAGCAGCCTGCTGTGGAAGACGGTCCTGCCCAACACCGTCTTCTTCGCCTTCGCCTGCGTCGGCATCACCGTCGCACTCGGCACCCTCGTCGCATTGCTCCTCAACCGCCTCGGCACCACCTGGCGGATGATCTGCTCCATCGCGATCCTCGCCGCCTGGGCCATGCCGGCGGTGACAGGAACGTACGTATGGATCTGGCTGTTCCAGCCGCAGGACGGCATGGTCAGCCAGATCGCGGGCTCGGTCGGCCTGATCGACCCGGAGACCACCAACTGGTTCACCGAACGCGGCCCGTTCTACGCCATCGCCACGCTCAACGTCGTCCACCACGGCTTCCCGTTCGTCGCCATCACCGTCCTCGCGGGACTCATGACCATCCCCAAGGAGCTGTACGAAGCCGGGGAACTGGACGGCGCCAACGCCTGGCAGCGGTTCTGGAACATCACCGTGCCGACCATCAAGCCCGTCTTCCTCGTGGTGACCATCCTCTCCACGATCTGGGACTTCAAGGTCTTCACCCAGGTGTACCTGCAACCCGGCGGCGACGGCTCCAACGAAGAGGTCTACAACCTGGGCGTCTTCTCGTACATCCAGGCCTTCGCCAAGAACGACTACGGCACGGGCGCCGCGGCCGCGGTCCTGCTGACCGTGCTGCTCCTGGCCATCACCGTCGTCTACATCCGCACACTGTTCCGCCAGGGGGACGAGGACCTGTGA
- a CDS encoding glutamate synthase subunit beta, whose product MADPKGFLNHGREVAQTRPVGERVQDWNEVYVPGSLLPIISKQASRCMDCGIPFCHNGCPLGNLIPEWNDYAYREDWSAASERLHATNNFPEFTGRLCPAPCEAACVLGINQPAVTIKNVEVSIIDKAWDANDVKPQAPERLSGKTVAVIGSGPAGLAAAQQLTRAGHTVAVYERADRIGGLLRYGIPEFKMEKRHINRRIEQMRAEGTKFRTGVEIGRDIDAAKLRRRYDAVVIAAGSTTARDLPVPGRELKGIYQAMEYLPLANKVQEGDYVTTPVSAEGKHVVVIGGGDTGADCVGTAHRQGAASVTQLEIMPKPGEDRAPHQPWPTFPMLYKVTSAHEEGGERVYAVNTTHFEGDEDGNVQFLHLVEVEFIEGKLTPKPGTERKIPAQLVTLAMGFTGTDRDNGLVDQFALELDERGNVARDGEFQTNVPGVFVAGDAGRGQSLIVWAIAEGRSAARGVDRFLTGASDLPAPIRPTDRALTA is encoded by the coding sequence ATGGCTGATCCCAAGGGCTTCCTTAACCACGGCCGCGAGGTCGCGCAGACCCGCCCGGTCGGCGAGCGCGTCCAGGACTGGAACGAGGTCTACGTTCCCGGTTCGCTCCTCCCGATCATCTCCAAGCAGGCCTCGCGCTGCATGGACTGCGGCATCCCGTTCTGCCACAACGGCTGCCCGCTGGGGAACCTGATCCCGGAGTGGAACGACTACGCGTACCGCGAGGACTGGTCGGCGGCCTCCGAGCGGCTGCACGCCACGAACAACTTCCCGGAGTTCACGGGCCGCCTGTGCCCGGCGCCCTGTGAGGCGGCGTGCGTGCTCGGCATCAACCAGCCGGCCGTCACCATCAAGAACGTCGAAGTCTCCATCATCGACAAGGCGTGGGACGCCAACGACGTCAAGCCGCAGGCGCCCGAGCGGCTCTCCGGCAAGACCGTCGCCGTCATCGGCTCCGGCCCGGCGGGCCTCGCCGCCGCCCAGCAGCTGACCCGGGCCGGCCACACCGTCGCCGTCTACGAGCGAGCCGACCGCATCGGCGGCCTGCTCCGCTACGGCATCCCCGAGTTCAAGATGGAGAAGCGGCACATCAACCGCCGCATCGAGCAGATGCGCGCGGAGGGCACCAAGTTCCGCACCGGCGTGGAGATCGGCCGCGACATCGACGCGGCGAAGCTCCGCAGGCGCTACGACGCGGTGGTCATCGCCGCGGGCTCCACCACCGCCCGCGACCTGCCCGTCCCCGGCCGCGAACTCAAGGGCATCTACCAGGCGATGGAGTACCTGCCCCTGGCCAACAAGGTCCAGGAGGGCGACTACGTCACCACGCCCGTCTCCGCCGAGGGCAAGCACGTCGTCGTCATCGGCGGCGGTGACACGGGCGCGGACTGCGTGGGCACCGCCCACCGCCAGGGCGCGGCCTCCGTGACGCAGCTGGAGATCATGCCGAAGCCGGGCGAGGACCGTGCCCCGCACCAGCCGTGGCCGACCTTCCCCATGCTGTACAAGGTCACCTCCGCGCACGAGGAGGGCGGCGAGCGGGTCTACGCCGTCAACACCACCCACTTCGAGGGCGACGAGGACGGCAACGTCCAGTTCCTGCACCTCGTCGAGGTGGAGTTCATCGAGGGCAAGCTCACCCCGAAGCCCGGCACCGAGCGGAAGATCCCCGCGCAGCTCGTCACCCTCGCGATGGGCTTCACCGGCACCGACCGCGACAACGGCCTCGTGGACCAGTTCGCCCTCGAGCTCGACGAGCGCGGCAACGTCGCACGCGACGGCGAGTTCCAGACGAACGTCCCCGGTGTCTTCGTCGCCGGTGACGCGGGCCGCGGCCAGTCGCTCATCGTGTGGGCGATCGCCGAGGGCCGCTCGGCGGCGCGCGGCGTGGACCGCTTCCTGACCGGCGCGAGCGACCTGCCGGCCCCGATCCGCCCCACGGACCGCGCCCTCACGGCCTGA
- a CDS encoding VWA domain-containing protein: MGSAISLRKVEDSAPALVSLYKSAGVSLRKHGLDGARAAVYLVVDYSGSMKPYYKDGSVQALADRVLGLSAHLDDDGVVPTVFFSTDVDAVTDIALDNHRGRVDEIAAGLGHMGKTSYHLAMDAVIDHYVDSCADGPTAPALVVFQTDGGPINKLAAERYLCKAARLPLFWQFIGFGDPTSKQFDYLRKLDELAVPAKRPVDNAGFFHAGEDPLAVPDDELYDRLVGEFPAWLAAARAAGIVTPAGG, from the coding sequence ATGGGATCCGCGATCAGTCTGCGCAAGGTGGAGGACTCGGCGCCGGCTCTGGTCAGCCTGTACAAGAGCGCCGGGGTCTCCCTGCGCAAACACGGCCTGGACGGGGCGCGGGCGGCCGTCTACCTCGTCGTCGACTACTCCGGTTCCATGAAGCCCTACTACAAGGACGGCAGCGTCCAGGCCCTCGCCGACCGCGTGCTCGGCCTCTCCGCGCACCTGGACGACGACGGTGTCGTGCCCACCGTCTTCTTCTCGACCGACGTCGACGCGGTGACGGACATCGCGCTGGACAACCACCGCGGCCGGGTCGACGAGATAGCCGCCGGGCTCGGACACATGGGCAAGACCAGCTACCACCTTGCGATGGACGCCGTAATCGACCACTACGTAGACAGCTGTGCCGACGGTCCCACCGCGCCCGCCCTCGTCGTCTTCCAGACCGACGGAGGCCCCATCAACAAGCTCGCCGCCGAGCGCTATCTGTGCAAGGCGGCGAGGCTTCCGCTGTTCTGGCAGTTCATAGGCTTCGGCGACCCCACGAGCAAGCAGTTCGACTACCTGCGCAAGCTCGACGAACTCGCCGTTCCCGCCAAGCGCCCGGTCGACAACGCGGGCTTCTTCCACGCGGGGGAGGACCCGCTCGCGGTGCCGGACGACGAGCTCTACGACCGGCTGGTAGGGGAGTTCCCCGCGTGGCTCGCGGCGGCGCGGGCGGCCGGGATCGTCACCCCGGCGGGCGGCTAG
- a CDS encoding cold-shock protein — protein sequence MATGTVKWFNSEKGFGFIEQDGGGPDVFAHYSNIASSGFRELLEGQKVSFEVTQGQKGLQAENIVPA from the coding sequence ATGGCAACCGGCACCGTTAAGTGGTTCAACTCGGAAAAGGGCTTCGGCTTCATCGAGCAGGACGGCGGCGGCCCCGACGTCTTCGCCCACTACTCGAACATCGCGTCCTCCGGCTTCCGTGAGCTCCTCGAGGGCCAGAAGGTCTCCTTCGAGGTGACGCAGGGCCAGAAGGGCCTGCAGGCCGAGAACATCGTTCCTGCCTGA